A region from the Sandaracinus amylolyticus genome encodes:
- a CDS encoding DUF423 domain-containing protein, which produces MDRVLVILSGVFGFLGVGLGAFGAHGLRRSLEGLEDAARRLEWWETAARYHLIHALAIAFCAWLASRGEGLGARAAGLCFAAGIVVFSGSLYTMTITGVRWLGAVTPFGGLFLMAGWACVIWAALRP; this is translated from the coding sequence ATGGACCGCGTCCTCGTCATCCTCTCCGGTGTGTTCGGCTTCCTCGGCGTCGGTCTCGGCGCGTTCGGCGCGCACGGGCTGCGCCGCTCGCTCGAAGGCCTCGAGGACGCGGCGCGACGGCTCGAGTGGTGGGAGACCGCAGCGCGATATCACCTGATCCACGCGCTCGCGATCGCGTTCTGCGCGTGGCTCGCGTCGCGCGGCGAGGGGCTCGGCGCGCGCGCGGCCGGGCTCTGCTTCGCGGCGGGCATCGTGGTGTTCTCGGGCTCGCTCTACACGATGACGATCACCGGCGTGCGGTGGCTCGGCGCGGTGACCCCGTTCGGCGGGCTCTTCCTGATGGCCGGCTGGGCGTGCGTGATCTGGGCCGCGCTGCGCCCGTGA
- a CDS encoding Ig-like domain-containing protein, whose amino-acid sequence MSFTWWSRADASRVLLVLASVATISGCPGPDRDDPDASMRDAMQDPPDDAAVDATTPVDANAPLDAPFDGGCEGGPCGLRELGAACDAHAQCLSAFCENDVCATAPGMPPVLLSETDLTTGHDAGIVLLADRLRFEQRGGMYGGVRSDAAIAPRSGVFYFEAKRLIARTGAWGFGIASASAPLDAIPGANGLSAGIATAGQIQAEGRGTCTGPVWFPSENEVYGFVVDYRAANPILHVVLDVFGTLEVRRSCALAVVDEPVHAIYGGWRHDVPAMGAFNFGNDTTNHPFFYTRAQIEAALTAASFDDVASALVMGFGRERWLPRSEAPELDVDAAATVALGAAITLSASATDLEDGDLSTTIHWHDRAATHHPATEHDGATWTYTPVELGRHAIDLSVTDSAGLTTTRTLTLTVTGTLPQSNPVRLVPDAIAGSQVMLSSDGLSVSFHGPGKYGIRANQPIYGQFWYFEVTRLVGPVNMGFGLVTATGVLDPYDSEDVPWSMSINTTGAMWRELVWQHDVPTTSTTYGFAVDYRGASPIVYVIIGGALVSTLEMHEVTVPLHPMLYGNPTGSTPPAFDQRANFGASAFVYDPVAILAAQGVTGVEVGWGDANTP is encoded by the coding sequence ATGTCCTTCACTTGGTGGTCGCGGGCTGACGCCTCGCGCGTGCTCCTGGTGCTGGCTTCGGTCGCGACGATCTCCGGGTGCCCAGGGCCCGACCGCGACGACCCCGACGCGTCGATGCGCGACGCGATGCAGGATCCGCCCGACGATGCCGCGGTCGACGCGACCACGCCGGTCGACGCGAATGCGCCGCTCGACGCGCCGTTCGACGGTGGTTGCGAGGGCGGTCCGTGCGGGCTGCGCGAGCTCGGCGCCGCGTGCGACGCGCACGCCCAGTGCCTCTCGGCGTTCTGCGAGAACGACGTCTGCGCGACCGCGCCCGGCATGCCGCCCGTGCTGCTCTCGGAGACCGATCTCACCACCGGCCACGACGCGGGGATCGTGCTGCTCGCGGATCGGCTCCGGTTCGAGCAGCGTGGCGGCATGTACGGCGGCGTTCGTTCGGACGCCGCGATCGCACCGCGCTCGGGCGTCTTCTACTTCGAAGCGAAGCGCCTGATCGCGCGCACCGGCGCGTGGGGCTTCGGCATCGCGTCCGCGAGCGCGCCGCTCGACGCGATCCCGGGCGCGAACGGCCTGAGCGCAGGCATCGCGACCGCAGGGCAGATCCAGGCCGAGGGCCGCGGGACCTGCACCGGTCCGGTGTGGTTCCCGAGCGAAAACGAGGTCTACGGCTTCGTCGTCGACTACCGAGCAGCGAATCCGATCCTGCACGTCGTGCTCGACGTCTTCGGCACGCTCGAGGTGCGTCGCAGCTGTGCGCTCGCGGTGGTCGACGAGCCCGTGCACGCGATCTACGGCGGCTGGCGGCACGACGTGCCGGCGATGGGCGCGTTCAACTTCGGCAACGACACGACGAACCATCCGTTCTTCTACACGCGCGCGCAGATCGAGGCCGCGCTCACGGCCGCGAGCTTCGACGACGTCGCGAGCGCGCTCGTCATGGGCTTCGGTCGCGAGCGCTGGCTCCCGCGCTCCGAGGCGCCCGAGCTCGACGTCGACGCTGCTGCCACGGTCGCGCTGGGCGCCGCGATCACGCTGAGCGCGAGCGCCACCGATCTCGAGGACGGTGATCTCTCGACGACCATCCACTGGCACGATCGCGCCGCGACGCACCACCCCGCGACCGAGCACGACGGCGCGACCTGGACGTACACCCCGGTCGAGCTCGGACGCCACGCGATCGACCTCAGCGTCACCGACTCCGCGGGACTGACCACGACTCGCACGCTGACGCTCACCGTGACTGGCACGCTGCCGCAGTCCAATCCGGTGCGGCTCGTGCCCGACGCGATCGCAGGCAGTCAGGTGATGCTGTCGAGCGATGGGCTCTCCGTGTCGTTCCACGGTCCGGGCAAGTACGGGATCCGCGCGAATCAGCCGATCTACGGGCAATTTTGGTATTTCGAGGTCACGCGCCTGGTCGGCCCGGTGAACATGGGCTTCGGGCTCGTGACCGCCACGGGCGTGCTCGATCCCTACGACTCCGAGGACGTGCCGTGGTCGATGTCGATCAACACGACGGGCGCGATGTGGCGAGAGCTCGTGTGGCAGCACGACGTGCCGACGACGAGCACCACGTACGGCTTCGCCGTCGACTACCGCGGTGCGAGCCCGATCGTCTACGTGATCATCGGCGGCGCGCTCGTCTCGACGCTGGAGATGCACGAGGTCACCGTGCCGCTCCATCCGATGCTCTACGGCAACCCCACCGGGAGCACGCCGCCCGCGTTCGATCAGCGCGCGAACTTCGGCGCGAGCGCGTTCGTCTACGACCCGGTCGCGATCCTGGCCGCGCAAGGAGTGACCGGCGTCGAGGTCGGCTGGGGCGACGCGAACACGCCCTGA
- a CDS encoding ribose-phosphate diphosphokinase, translating into MSLALVVGTANPSLGGAIANALGVERHPCIAERFPDGEIRVELGGTLRGCDVFVVQPTAPPVGDSLLELVLLGDAARRAGAARTVAVLPYFGYARADRRTGEGQPLAARLVGDLIGCARFDRAITVDLHTPGVEGLLPMPVDHLSAIPTVVSALAAHAPEDAVIVAPDLGGAKRADAFARRLHRPVAVVHKTRISGRQVEAHGITGEVAGRTPILVDDMISTGSTIVASIEALRAHGCTAPAIVAATHGLLVGPARERLTSLAPAHVVLTDSVAHDASGLPEHVASIAPLLADAIRRIHERRSLADLLHAS; encoded by the coding sequence ATGAGCCTCGCTCTCGTCGTCGGCACAGCGAACCCCAGCCTCGGTGGCGCGATCGCGAACGCGCTCGGGGTCGAGCGGCATCCCTGCATCGCGGAGCGCTTTCCCGACGGCGAGATCCGCGTCGAGCTCGGCGGGACACTCCGCGGATGCGACGTGTTCGTGGTGCAGCCGACGGCGCCGCCGGTGGGCGACTCGCTGCTCGAGCTCGTGCTGCTCGGAGACGCCGCGCGCCGCGCGGGCGCCGCGCGCACCGTCGCGGTGCTGCCGTACTTCGGCTATGCGCGCGCGGATCGCCGCACCGGAGAAGGCCAGCCGCTCGCCGCGCGCCTCGTCGGCGATCTGATCGGATGCGCGCGCTTCGATCGCGCGATCACCGTCGACCTGCACACCCCCGGCGTCGAAGGCCTGCTGCCGATGCCCGTCGATCACCTCAGCGCGATCCCGACCGTCGTCTCGGCGCTCGCGGCCCACGCGCCCGAGGACGCGGTGATCGTCGCGCCCGATCTCGGCGGCGCGAAGCGCGCCGACGCCTTCGCGCGAAGGCTCCACCGGCCGGTCGCGGTCGTGCACAAGACGCGCATCAGCGGGCGCCAGGTCGAGGCGCACGGCATCACCGGAGAGGTCGCGGGACGAACGCCGATCCTCGTCGACGACATGATCTCGACGGGCAGCACGATCGTCGCGTCGATCGAGGCCCTGCGCGCGCACGGATGCACCGCGCCCGCGATCGTCGCCGCGACGCACGGACTGCTCGTCGGGCCCGCGCGCGAGCGCCTCACGAGCCTCGCGCCCGCGCACGTCGTGCTCACCGACAGCGTCGCGCACGACGCGAGCGGACTGCCCGAGCACGTCGCGAGCATCGCGCCGCTGCTCGCGGACGCGATCCGTCGCATCCACGAGCGACGCTCGCTCGCAGACCTGCTGCACGCGTCGTGA
- a CDS encoding DUF6916 family protein has product MSERLDVSRYRALEGREFTLAPTSDDERWTLSLVLESVRDLGTRDGLSCYSLVFAQREGQSYAPQGTHRLTCSELGEQVLLVVPIGPGPGARMRYEVIFN; this is encoded by the coding sequence ATGAGCGAGCGGCTCGACGTGTCGCGATATCGCGCGCTCGAAGGGCGCGAGTTCACGCTCGCACCGACGTCGGACGACGAGCGCTGGACGCTCTCTCTCGTGCTCGAGTCGGTGCGCGATCTCGGTACGCGTGATGGACTGTCTTGTTATTCGCTCGTGTTCGCGCAGCGAGAGGGCCAGTCGTACGCGCCTCAGGGCACGCATCGACTGACGTGCTCCGAGCTGGGCGAGCAGGTGTTGCTCGTCGTCCCGATCGGGCCGGGGCCCGGCGCGCGCATGCGATACGAAGTGATCTTCAACTAG
- a CDS encoding NAD(P)-binding protein: MAKKRVAVIGGGASGCALVWSLLQPQCDDQVEVTLFHDEDEVGGHSKTIPVWFDDAGKGHVATASSPAPAGKQTYPVDIGVQFVCPTLYPNLYQQLERPEFQNSVRLTNHPALRISGSFSPTLNWGNFPAYQSGPRFDGCYDGATRELAVEFQKDLKYAPFTPLDGITFSTTMERYLQLEGVPWSSNFFRYLLIPYLCIINGYGTGDLLETTFEDLFPIFTKIPGLQKLGPYGSFTEPGKGWDRFTDGSTSWCLAMANYGTTKGASLKLGTTVLAVWPRADGTVRIRFAPTEDVERNRVDPTHPVPVDEAEFDDVVLTTDMTTNRALLNNADNGLYATQRDYIAGDRFALIPGICYIHQDDECLSPHLRDKLEDGQFVGAYSWGETALGGNAYSLPYNLQTSFQTYLMKNILGTPVDCHVSMYAEHSGARLPDPAKTIHVKTWRHGRWVASFFDKAKKELHRVQGLGHIWFAGNNTTVDSEEGALISAMVIANKLCPQFTYPFELASEAFFFYEYFQNTMFPKRSLPWVLAQAAADAEEHVRHLLDGTGP, translated from the coding sequence ATGGCGAAGAAGAGAGTCGCGGTGATCGGTGGAGGCGCGTCCGGGTGCGCGCTCGTGTGGTCGCTCTTGCAGCCGCAGTGCGACGATCAGGTGGAGGTCACGCTCTTCCACGACGAAGACGAGGTCGGCGGGCACAGCAAGACGATCCCGGTGTGGTTCGACGACGCCGGGAAGGGCCACGTCGCGACCGCGTCGAGCCCCGCGCCCGCGGGCAAGCAGACGTACCCCGTCGACATCGGCGTGCAGTTCGTCTGTCCGACGCTCTATCCGAACCTCTATCAGCAGCTCGAGCGACCCGAGTTCCAGAACAGCGTCCGACTGACCAACCACCCGGCGCTGCGCATCTCGGGCTCGTTCTCGCCGACGCTCAATTGGGGCAATTTCCCAGCGTACCAGTCGGGCCCACGGTTCGACGGCTGTTACGACGGGGCGACGCGCGAGCTCGCGGTCGAGTTCCAGAAGGACCTCAAGTACGCGCCGTTCACGCCGCTCGACGGAATCACGTTCTCGACGACGATGGAGCGATATCTCCAGCTCGAGGGCGTGCCCTGGTCGTCTAATTTCTTTCGATATCTACTGATTCCCTATCTCTGCATCATCAACGGGTACGGGACTGGCGATCTCCTCGAGACGACGTTCGAGGATCTCTTCCCGATCTTCACGAAGATCCCCGGGCTGCAGAAGCTCGGCCCGTATGGCTCGTTCACCGAGCCGGGCAAGGGCTGGGATCGATTCACCGACGGATCGACCTCGTGGTGCCTCGCGATGGCGAACTACGGCACGACGAAGGGCGCATCGCTGAAGCTCGGCACGACGGTGCTCGCGGTGTGGCCGCGCGCAGACGGCACGGTGCGGATCCGCTTCGCGCCGACCGAGGACGTCGAGCGCAACCGAGTCGATCCCACGCACCCGGTGCCGGTGGACGAAGCGGAGTTCGACGACGTCGTCCTCACCACCGACATGACGACCAACCGGGCGCTGCTGAACAACGCGGACAACGGGCTGTATGCGACGCAGCGCGACTACATCGCGGGCGACCGTTTCGCGCTGATCCCGGGGATTTGTTACATCCACCAGGACGACGAGTGCCTCTCTCCGCACCTGCGCGACAAGCTCGAAGATGGTCAGTTCGTCGGCGCGTACTCGTGGGGTGAGACTGCGCTGGGCGGCAATGCGTACAGCCTGCCGTACAACCTCCAGACGTCCTTCCAGACCTACCTGATGAAGAACATCCTCGGCACGCCGGTCGACTGCCACGTGTCGATGTATGCCGAGCACTCGGGCGCGCGGCTGCCCGATCCCGCGAAGACGATCCACGTGAAGACGTGGCGACACGGGCGCTGGGTCGCGAGCTTCTTCGACAAGGCGAAGAAGGAGCTCCACCGCGTGCAGGGCCTCGGCCACATCTGGTTCGCGGGGAACAACACGACCGTCGACTCCGAAGAAGGCGCGCTGATCTCGGCGATGGTAATCGCGAACAAGCTCTGTCCGCAGTTCACCTATCCGTTCGAGCTCGCGAGCGAAGCGTTCTTCTTCTACGAGTACTTCCAGAACACGATGTTCCCGAAGCGCTCGTTGCCCTGGGTGCTCGCCCAGGCCGCGGCGGACGCGGAGGAGCACGTCCGACACCTCCTCGACGGAACCGGGCCGTGA
- a CDS encoding tetratricopeptide repeat protein: MQIRLGSLVVFVCLSACASAPSRQGAPARNASSLSAQACLADALPVAPAPQSFVWRDHECGFGGPACVGACEAGDADACLAHAYAIEAAGHDALRTRRWYERACRLGSLNGCTNWGAGFGTTDATPGELVCATRVFERTCAGREPWGCGMWGMALVYGRGIAADAQRGLAVLDRACRELGHFPCVVLATAIEERDPEAASALYERACATGYADACEP; the protein is encoded by the coding sequence ATGCAGATCCGTCTGGGCTCTCTCGTCGTCTTCGTGTGTCTGTCGGCGTGCGCGAGCGCGCCGTCGCGTCAGGGCGCGCCGGCGCGCAACGCCTCGTCGCTCTCGGCGCAGGCGTGTCTCGCCGACGCGCTCCCGGTCGCACCAGCGCCTCAGAGCTTCGTTTGGCGCGATCACGAGTGCGGCTTCGGCGGACCGGCGTGTGTCGGCGCGTGCGAAGCAGGGGATGCCGATGCGTGCCTGGCGCACGCATACGCGATCGAAGCCGCGGGGCACGACGCGCTCCGCACGCGACGCTGGTACGAGCGGGCGTGTCGTCTCGGGAGCCTGAACGGCTGCACGAACTGGGGCGCGGGGTTCGGAACGACCGACGCGACGCCCGGCGAGCTCGTGTGCGCGACGCGTGTGTTCGAGCGGACGTGCGCGGGTCGAGAGCCGTGGGGCTGCGGCATGTGGGGCATGGCGCTCGTCTACGGCCGAGGCATCGCGGCGGACGCGCAGCGGGGGCTCGCCGTGCTCGATCGCGCGTGCCGCGAGCTCGGTCACTTCCCGTGCGTCGTGCTCGCGACGGCGATCGAGGAGCGCGACCCGGAGGCCGCCAGCGCGCTGTACGAGCGCGCGTGCGCCACCGGGTATGCCGACGCGTGCGAGCCCTGA